From the genome of Faecalibacterium prausnitzii:
TACCTGACGGACAAGGAAAAGGAGCATTATTCGCCGCCTGCGCCGGTCAGCGCAAAGCCGGATGGTGCCCTGACCCATGCCAAAAACCTGATCCGGGAGTTTTGTCAGGAGGAGTACGACTCCGAGCCGGACTTTTCCGACCTGTCCAAGATCGGCATTGCCTACACCCACGCCACCGATGAGGATATTCCCATTCAAGTTAATGTGGATTTGGTGGGATACCGGGTGGAACGGTATCTGGGCGAGGTGCTGATCGACGAACGGCAGTACGAAAGTCTGGAGGAGCTGACCGAAACCGAGCTGGAGGCTCTGGATTTCTCGGAATTGGTCAGTGTCACGGATGAAGAACTGGAACACTACCACAGTAAGGTGGAGGAACGCCCGGCACTGCTGCCGCTGGATGCTGCCACCGAGTACAACGCCCTGAAGGAGCAGCACCCGGATGCGCTGGTAGGCTTTGAGCAGAATGGGCAGTTTGAGTTTTACGGCGAGGATGCCCGGAAGGTCTGCGAACTTGTAGGTGGAAAGTTGCTGGAAAAGGAAACGGAATTGGGTACCGTCCCTGTCACCGGCTTCCCTAGCGACCAGTGGGCGCACCGTGCCAAACAACTGTGGCAGTACGGCGAGAATGTTTATCTTGCTGGGCTGAACGAGGACGGCACCCACCACCAGACCAAGTATCTGCGCCGGGAAGATTATCTGCCGCTGGGAGCCACCGTCCACATGGAAGGACGCGCTTTCCGGGTGGATAACGTCAACTTCGATAAGGGCAGTGTGTCCCTGCAGGATGTAGCACTGGCAGAGATGCGGATGCCAATTTTCCGGGAGGAACCGCTGGCTCTTGTCCGGGAGTTGTACGAGCAGGAACAGGATGTGATGGAACACCCCCTGCCCGATTATAAGGTCGGTGACAATGTTATCGTTGACCTTCCTACCCGAACCATTGAAGGGAAAATTGGCTATGTTGGCGAAACCGATGTGCGCATCGACACCAGTGCGCACGGGCAGTCTTGGGACAATGAGGTTATTAACAAGCAGCAGTTTGAGCAGGGGCTGCGACAGAGTGCGACTGCTCAGCGTGTGGATAAAATGCTGGCGCAGGCAGAAGCCATCGCCAAGGAATCCGAAGTGCCTGAATACGAACGTTTCTCTGTCCGAAAAGTCGTTGACGGTAAAATGCCGCTTTTTGCTATCTGGGATGATCTTTATGATGACTACTATGAAACCAATCACGCCGTTCCACAGTTTTCTGACGAGAAGCAGGCAGAATCTTATCTGGAAAATCTGAAAAAAGAAGTTGCAGACAGAGAAGCCGCCGAGTGGCTCAAAGTCGAACACGCAAAATTTTTAGCAGACAAGGACGAGCCGGAGCCGTCTGACGAAGAACTGGATGAACTGCCGATCTCAACGGTCATTGACGGCGAAGTGCAGACTTTCCCGGATGCCGCAGCTTTGGATAAAGCCGTCAACGCAGAACCTGAGTCTGAACCTGTCGGAAATTTCCACATCACGGACGACCATCTGGGCGAGGGCGGCGCAAAGCAGAAATATGCCCGGAACATTGAAGCCATCCGCACCCTGTTCAAGCTGGAGGAGGAGCACCGTGGTGCCACCGCCGAGGAGCAGCAGGTGCTTTCCCGGTATGTGGGCTGGGGCGGCTTGTCGGATGCCTTTGACCCCGGCAAAGATAGTTGGGCGAAGGAATATGCGGAGCTGAAAGGGCTGCTCTCCGAGGATGAGTACGCTGCTGCCCGTTCCAGCACCCTGAACGCCCACTATACCAGCCCTACCGTCATCCGTAGTATCTACGATGCCGTGGAGCGCATGGGTTTCCACAGCGGTAACATTCTGGAACCTAGTATGGGCGTGGGCAACTTCTTTGGAATGCTGCCGGACACCATGGCAGACAGCCGGCTGTACGGCGTGGAACTGGATTCTATCACCGGGCGCATCGCCCAAAAGCTGTACCCGCAGGCTGACATTACTGTTGCCGGCTTTGAAACCACCGACCGCCGTGATTTCTACGATCTGGCGGTGGGCAACGTGCCTTTTGGTCAGTATAAGGTCAACGACAAAGCGTACAACAAGCTGGGATTTTCCATCCACAATTATTTCTTTGCGAAAGCCATCGACCAAGTGCGTCCGGGCGGTGTGGTGGCGTTCGTCACCAGCCGCTACACCATGGACAGCAAGGACAGCACCGCCCGCAAGCATATTGCGGAACGTGCCGATCTGCTGGGTGCAATCCGTCTGCCGAATAATGCGTTCCGTGCCAATGCTGGTACCGATGTTGTCAGCGACATTATCTTTTTGCAGAAGCGTGACCGCCCTGCGGATATTGAGCCGGACTGGGTGCAGCTTGGCAAGACTGAGGACGGCTTTGCCATCAACCAGTATTTCGTAGACCACCCGGAGATGGTTCTGGGTGAATTGACCACCGAAAGCACCCAGTACGGACGGGAGGAACTGACCGTTGCACCCCTTGAGGGCACCAGCCTTGCCGACCAGCTTGCAGAAGCGGTACAGCATATTGAGGGGCAATACGCCGAAGTTGAGGTGGAAACACCAGATATTGCGGATGCCGAAAATGAGAAGCACATTCTCCCGGCTGACCCGGAGGTCAAAAACTTCTCCTATACCGTAGTGGACGGCGAAGTTTTCTACCGGGAAAATTCCGTGATGACGCAGGTAGAACTGTCCGACACCGCCAAGGGGCGTGTCACCGGCATGGTGGAACTGCGCCAGATCGTCAACGACCTGATCGACCAGCAGTTGAACGACTACCCGGACGAGGACATCAAGGCAACGCAGGAGCGTTTGAACGCCGCCTACGATGCCTTTACCGCCAAATATGGCTTGCTGAACGACCGCAGAAATGGGCGGCTGTTTGAGCAGGATTCCTCCTACTATCTGCTTTGTTCGCTGGAAAATCTGGACGAGCAGGGGCAGCTTAAATCCAAGGCGGCGATGTTCACGAAACGGACGATTCGCCCGGAGCGCACCGTCACCAGCGTGGACACCCCCAGCGAAGCGTTGGCGGTATCTATTGGTGAGCATGGCAAAGTGGATTTGCCCTATATGGCAGAACTGCTGGGCACACCCGGTGACTATGGGCGCATTACCACTGAATTGTCTGGTGTGATTTTCAAGGACCCTGCCGCCGACCCCACCGACCCGGAAGCGGGCTGGCAGATGGCAGATGAGTACCTGTCCGGCGATGTCCGGGCAAAGCTGCGGATGGCGCAGTTTGCGGCAGAGACCAACCCGGAATTTGCCGTCAATGTCACCGCATTGGAAAAGGCGCAGCCCAGAGAACTGGAAGCCTCTGAAATTGATGTGCGCTTGGGTGCAACGTGGCTGGACCCGGACATTATCCAGAAGTTTATGACCGAGACGTTCCAGATTCCCTACTATCTGCGGCGAGCCGTGAACGTGCGGTATTCGCCCTACACTGCCGAATGGCGTGTGGAGGGTAAAACAGCAACCGGGCGGAGTGACATTATTTCCTCCGAGACCTACGGCACCAGCAGAGCCAACGCCTATAAGATTCTGGAAGAAACCCTGAACCTGAAAGATGTCCGCATCTACGACACCATCGAGGATGCCGAGGGCAAGCCCAAGCGTGTGCTGAACAAGCGGGAGACCATGCTGGCGCAGCAGAAACAGCAGGTCATCAAGGACGCTTTCGCCAACTGGGTCTGGCAGGACCCCCAGCGGCGCATTGCGCTGGTCCGGCAGTACAATGAGCTATTCAATAGTACCCGCCCTCGTGAATACGATGGCAGCCATATTCATTTTGTGGGTATGAACCCGGAAATCAGCTTGAGAGAACACCAGCGTAATGCAATAGCACACGTTTTGTACGGTGGCAATACTTTGTTGGCACACGAAGTGGGTGCCGGCAAGACTTTTGAAATGGCTGCATCGGCAATGGAGGCGAAAAGGCTGGGCTTATGTCAAAAATCACTTTTTGTCGTGCCCAACCATCTGACAGAGCAGTGGGCAAGCGAGTTTCTGAACCTTTATCCCAATGCGAAACTGCTGGTGGCACGGCGCAAGGATTTTGAGACTGCCAACCGCAAAAAATTCTGCGCCCGTATCGCCACTGGCGACTACGATGCCGTCATCATCGGCCATTCGCAGTTTGAGCGCATCCCGCTGTCCTTTGAGCGGCAGGAACGTATCATTCAGGAGCAAATTTATGAAACGCTTGCCGCCATCAATGAGCTGAAAGTCCACGCAGGCGAGAATTTCTCCATCAAGCAGATGGAAAAGACCCGGAAAACGCTGGAAACCAAGCTGGAAAAACTGCGCTCCGATGAGCGAAAGGACGATGTGATCACCTTTGAGCAACTGGGCGTTGACAGGCTCTTTGTGGACGAAAGCCATTTTTACAAGAACCTCTTTTTGACCACAAAAATGCGAAATGTCGCTGGATTATCCACCAGCGAAGCGCAAAAATCCAGCGATATGTTCGGCAAGTGCCGCTATCTGGACGAGATTACCGGCGGGCGGGGCGTGGTGTTCGCTACCGGCACCCCCGTG
Proteins encoded in this window:
- a CDS encoding DEAD/DEAH box helicase family protein, giving the protein MALYQTQPDRKLRAKALAKEYGIGGHSHDYLDGSSGFVNHDGKGLEFDRYPDHQKITLKWAQVEKYIDLMIQSDRYLTDKEKEHYSPPAPVSAKPDGALTHAKNLIREFCQEEYDSEPDFSDLSKIGIAYTHATDEDIPIQVNVDLVGYRVERYLGEVLIDERQYESLEELTETELEALDFSELVSVTDEELEHYHSKVEERPALLPLDAATEYNALKEQHPDALVGFEQNGQFEFYGEDARKVCELVGGKLLEKETELGTVPVTGFPSDQWAHRAKQLWQYGENVYLAGLNEDGTHHQTKYLRREDYLPLGATVHMEGRAFRVDNVNFDKGSVSLQDVALAEMRMPIFREEPLALVRELYEQEQDVMEHPLPDYKVGDNVIVDLPTRTIEGKIGYVGETDVRIDTSAHGQSWDNEVINKQQFEQGLRQSATAQRVDKMLAQAEAIAKESEVPEYERFSVRKVVDGKMPLFAIWDDLYDDYYETNHAVPQFSDEKQAESYLENLKKEVADREAAEWLKVEHAKFLADKDEPEPSDEELDELPISTVIDGEVQTFPDAAALDKAVNAEPESEPVGNFHITDDHLGEGGAKQKYARNIEAIRTLFKLEEEHRGATAEEQQVLSRYVGWGGLSDAFDPGKDSWAKEYAELKGLLSEDEYAAARSSTLNAHYTSPTVIRSIYDAVERMGFHSGNILEPSMGVGNFFGMLPDTMADSRLYGVELDSITGRIAQKLYPQADITVAGFETTDRRDFYDLAVGNVPFGQYKVNDKAYNKLGFSIHNYFFAKAIDQVRPGGVVAFVTSRYTMDSKDSTARKHIAERADLLGAIRLPNNAFRANAGTDVVSDIIFLQKRDRPADIEPDWVQLGKTEDGFAINQYFVDHPEMVLGELTTESTQYGREELTVAPLEGTSLADQLAEAVQHIEGQYAEVEVETPDIADAENEKHILPADPEVKNFSYTVVDGEVFYRENSVMTQVELSDTAKGRVTGMVELRQIVNDLIDQQLNDYPDEDIKATQERLNAAYDAFTAKYGLLNDRRNGRLFEQDSSYYLLCSLENLDEQGQLKSKAAMFTKRTIRPERTVTSVDTPSEALAVSIGEHGKVDLPYMAELLGTPGDYGRITTELSGVIFKDPAADPTDPEAGWQMADEYLSGDVRAKLRMAQFAAETNPEFAVNVTALEKAQPRELEASEIDVRLGATWLDPDIIQKFMTETFQIPYYLRRAVNVRYSPYTAEWRVEGKTATGRSDIISSETYGTSRANAYKILEETLNLKDVRIYDTIEDAEGKPKRVLNKRETMLAQQKQQVIKDAFANWVWQDPQRRIALVRQYNELFNSTRPREYDGSHIHFVGMNPEISLREHQRNAIAHVLYGGNTLLAHEVGAGKTFEMAASAMEAKRLGLCQKSLFVVPNHLTEQWASEFLNLYPNAKLLVARRKDFETANRKKFCARIATGDYDAVIIGHSQFERIPLSFERQERIIQEQIYETLAAINELKVHAGENFSIKQMEKTRKTLETKLEKLRSDERKDDVITFEQLGVDRLFVDESHFYKNLFLTTKMRNVAGLSTSEAQKSSDMFGKCRYLDEITGGRGVVFATGTPVSNSMTELYTVMRYLQYSTLQQKKLTHFDCWASTFGETTTAIELAPEGTGYRARTRFAKFFNLPELMSMFKEVADIKTSDQLHLPVPEAKFETVVAKPSEIQKEMVQELSKRAAEIHSGAVDASVDNMLCVTNDGRKIGLDVRLMNPMLPDDPNSKLNVCVQNVLKIWEDGKDQKLTQLLFCDLSTPKNDGNFNVYDDIRKKLVAAGVPENEIEFIHNADTEAKKAALFSKVRSGDVRVLLGSTAKMGAGTNVQQRLVAVHHLDVGWKPSDMTQRNGRIIRQGNMNKEVKVFNYVTEGTFDSYLFQTLENKQRFISQIMTSKSPVRSCDDVDEQALSYAEIKALCAGNPLIKEKMDLDVQVAKLKVLKADHQSQKFRLQDKLLTKFPADIRETNAYIAGVKADAQLAAAHPQVQEGFCGMTIKGVTYDEKKTAGERLVLACSELPNAEEKVIGSYRGFELSLRFDTYRSEYQAILKGQRKYTVPLGTDPLGNIIRLDNSLNNFPERINSAENELATLHQQQAAAQIEVEKPFPQEEELAEKSARLAELNAQLDVDEKSHEPEQDEEEQEDTPRRPSVLAALEEKSDKPEPVKPFRSYYDKDGDAR